The sequence below is a genomic window from Mytilus edulis chromosome 2, xbMytEdul2.2, whole genome shotgun sequence.
CAGACATATTATACGTTCAGATATTTCACATCCATTCTTTTATGataatattctatacaaagcacaaaatTGTCAATAACTTGCCTCAAAAGCGAACCAAACCTTAAGTTACAATACTGTCGTAAGCTCATTAAAGATGACattctttaaaattaatattgacTCGCTCATAGGGTCTTCTTTGCATTGGAAATTAAGACATACGGGTTATTTTCTTCTCGTATATCTtatgatactaaatccctaaTGGGAGGTATTGTGCTTGatttcctttgttaatttatgttaatCATTGTCATGTTTATGAGTTATACTTCTGTTAACTATATTCtaacatcggactcagacttcttttcaactgagttttactgtgcgttcTGTTGTGTTATTGCTTACTCTACTTTGgctataggtatagggggagggctGAGATCTTACAAAATATGTGCAACCCCGTCGCTTTTGTTAGCACCTGTATCTTgacaggaacctctggcctttgttagtatatttttttcatttcatcttgagtttagtatgacgtgcATGTTCTCTAAagaagtacacatttttgtttaggggtctGCTGAAGCCCGCTTCCGAGTGGACGTCCATTTTgtatgaactagtacacatttttgtttagatgCTAGCTGAAGACTGCCTCCGGGTTCGGAATTCTCTTGCTGTGTTGGCTGTTTCCTGCTCTTTAGTCGAGTtaatgtctctttgacaaatgcccaatttccattctcaatttcatgatttttagatatttattttttgttatatcttaGTAGTCTATATTTGATATTCCAGGGTTGATAAAATCTTGCGAAAAACTTGAAGTGGAAAACAAAAGAACACAGAAACTTGCGTTCCTGGAAACCAGTTTGGCTGATGACGGTACCGTTTGGGTGCATATCATTGGTTTTGATCCTcaagaaaattacaaaattaatctGGTTCCTTGTTTTTCCCTAACAGAAGTACCGAAACAGTTATATATAAATGCACCAATCCCGAGCAGACGACCATACAATGACGACCAATCAAAATTCATTCAGGAGGTGCATAATGGAATAAAGGAAGGCGAGGAGATCTTGTTTCTAGAAGCAAGACTAGAAAAATGGTGCAGCAAATCGAGATGTAGTCCATCCATAGAAATAAGCTGGGGAGTACACATTGGACAACTGGAAGATAGATCATTTGGTTTCTTAAATACTTTAAAACCAAAAAGACTATTTGAAGATATCATTGTGCTAATCAATGCGATAAAAGATGAACACGTCGTTTGCCTTCATGCAGTGACGAATCGAGTCATAAACCATGCTGTATTTTTTCAGTACCGAAAAAATCTTGGGAAATTCCAACAAAAGCAGGATTGGTTTTTAGCAGTGCTTAAAACAATACAGACACAACTAAATCTGAATACGTTCCcgaatttctttttacaaaaacagAACATTTTTATGGAAAGCGACCCTCAAATATTAAAGTTTAACAAGGACGAAATCAAACGTTTGATTATTTGCATAAAAAATAGCCCCGAATCTTTACTGTCTTATTCCGGATGCGAGGAAACTAAACCTGAGAATGACGATTGTGAAAAGTCTGACGATGAAAAAGAAAGCAGTGGTGAGAAAAACAGTGTTCATTTTGAggactgaaaaaaataaagtttaaaattcTCAACAATGGCAAACATTTTGATTGGAAGAGGTCAACAATAAACAAGTAACATACTGTATGTGAAAACTCAGTTTTATTCGGGATGTTACGCACTGAAAAAATCAATCCTGTTGAAGAAAGTAGTTACAATAAAAATTATGACCAGTGGGAGTAAGGAAAATAGCCATAAAATGGAAACGGCTTCATTCACAGTATCACAAATGTGCAAAGATTTCATTTGAAGCAGAATATCTTAGCCTCAAAtttatctattttgttttaattttctattttgtattttgttcgaCACTTTATATCAGTGATTTTAAAGACTTATATTTAAATCTAATTTTCAATAGAACGTATCTCAAATTTTTTAATTGTAACGGATAAAGATATGAGTTTCGAAGATTGAAAATGTTGTAGCTTGGGATAAAAAAAGTTCTTTAAATCTTATCAAATAATTTATTAACCCTTGTAAGTCATATTTTCTTCTgacatcaaataaaataaattttcataCTTAGGAGTAATAGTAACTGGTATACGTCAATGTCGAACACTTACGACATAACATTACAAATAGAGGTCAACATACGGTCACTGTTATCTACAGTTCGTTATTGTCCCCTAGttgttaaaaaaagattttgaaatatcataGAGATTTCAACAGATCTGCTATGATAATAAAATCcctaaatgacaaaaacaaattaagCTATAACTGAAGAAAACCCCTGATGACTCGACTCAGGAACATACATGTGTTTCGGAGTTGTGTAAAAGGCATAGTAGTTTaccgaaattaaaaaaatctatttttcatGTACAAACCAATAGAAAAATCGTGTGGATATCGCATCAGTTTTAAACGGAGCGAAGCTGGTTGTATCGAGAAGGTAACCGCCTGTTTAAAAAGAATTATATACCTAGCCATGACGTGGCTCGGTGCTTGTACCCATCCCGCCaatgtgttattgtgctatggttcATTTTGAATTATTGTCTTTCACTTTTGCTCTATGTATTTTACCaataagccattttgtttttcttagatgaaacagttatttgtttttttagtgattaagattatttagcttttgatttttccattttataaaggacttttcgTTGGGTATTTCGCTTGCAGTtcggaatttttgttattttactttttgcaatatATACACCATCTGACATGCGATTCTTGATTCATCAAACATGTTTAATACGACAAGAAATAAGACACAATCAATATATTTTAGTTTCTAAACTGTAAGATCGCGAACTATATGTTTTTTGCGACTTAAGACACACATGCACACATCATCGGTCAACCTATTTATGATGGTAACCGTAAATCTCGTGTTGCGTTAATTTCTCATAACTTTGCTATGAGAGTGTTTTGTTTCAAATAAGAGCACACACCTTTAAAAAAAACGTCCGTATAATATGAACATGCACCTCCGTAACGTGATATGCATGCACTATACGATTGCACAGATGGTATGCTGCTACTTGGGAATAAGAACTTGACAATGGGAAAACTTAATTCATCATCATAGTTTAAAGTCACGGTCTGGGTCAATTTCAAGAATTAATACATTGGTATGGTCATAATATTTGTTGCTGTTCAATGGTTTTGTTGTTCCGTTATTTGTTTTCCTCtgacagttgatgtgtttctcttggttttagtttgtaaatttGATTGTGTTCAGTTAATCGATTTATCACTATCAAATAGCGATATACCggtactactgttgtctttatctaTAAAACGGCAAAATCTTCAATTCAATTCACTATAGTGTTGTTTTATCTGTTTTTGAGTCAGAGTGATATCAATAAGTGTTTATAAATATGTCTCTTTAAAGCGGGAGACTGAACATTCACACTAAGAATacaaattttgtttgcatttaaGTCTTGAGGTAGAATAACAATTACATATATTGCTACAAAAAGCTAAACATAACATATTTTCGGGTTTTAATAATTGGTTTTGATAACTTAAGTTTGTTCTTTTACTGTTAAACCCGCTTTTGATCTTTACCAATCAGCAAAAATGGGCGTCCGGTCGCCTGTACGAAACGATGTATAAATTCGCAATCACGTCCGGTCCGGTCAAAATGTGGACGTTAAATCCGACGAAAATTTGCATCAAAGCTATTTTTACCTGATCAATGAAGACATGTAATTAAATGAAAAAGCTTTGTGTGCTACTTTTTATTAACCATTtagatattttagatatttactcaaatttttttcttttttatttttatttctaccaTATGAACAGAAATACCTAacctttttgttttactttcaaataaaggaccaacacaaataaaaaaaaacgtttaaaatatctttttacaTGATTtcatgatagagggttgctgatcacaaggaagctattaaaccaagagttccaaatggtgaagttgaaatcatcccttagtaaattttacggacgccatcacgagttggttgaccgttatggaataaccgtttcacaaatgatatcagatatgttccttacgtcgtaactacaatccccttccctttcatgaatgtgacctaccgaattagactatttaccggatttgttatcacataagcaacacgacgtctgtttgtctttttcatttttagccatggcgttgtcagtttattttagatttatgagtttgactgtccctttggtatcttttgtccctcttttacatagAGTGTTGATCTAGATTTGAGTGAAAAACATTTTCTTCAGTCCCTCACTTGCATACTTCAGTTTTTAATTCACTGCCAAATTTCACGGTCTATTACAGAACCTATACAGAATCatcaaaggtacctggattaAAATTGATGTACGAATGACATATTGTTTTGTTGATTTGTTCTCGCCCCCGACCACTGAATGAAATATTAAAGTAGATGCTACGTTACAGATTCGTAATAATTCTAATAAACTTGCATCAATACTAAGTATATAAAaatgcattggttcaataatttcgATTCATCAAATTACATgaaactcgtttcatatgactttttaTAGGAAATTGGATTGATTTAGAATTATTTTAACGACTGTTCAACGAGTGTTGGTTTTCGTTTCATTGTAAGGTGAAATTTGCATAACTTCCTAAACGCACAacgttttagaattttggatcctcaatgctcttcaactttgtacttgtttggctttataaatattttgatatgagtcactgatgagtcttatgaagacgaaacgcgcgtctggcgtactaaattataatcctggtatcttttataactataaaaatgtttaacaatttatAAGCGTAAatacattaattgttttaatttcttaCCAGAAGTAGCGAGCTCCTGCGGAAAGGGCATTTTCCTTACGTATAGGAAATCATCTTTTGAATTACTTTGAACGaccaaattattttatatttcttcctgtgtggcgtttacattctgacgtcaaacacgcgactGTACACTGAGTcgatcaaatatttcaatcctttatgggttgatttaaaatacacatataagtaaGCAATGAATGTTGTTGTTAAAtatgatagatgctttttgtatttcttcgttaaatatttgtttgtttttgtactaattgagattgtgacacagtgatgactgctgtacccctattttgacaatttcaccttttatgtctgttttgatcCCGCATCGTTGTAGagataatggaatttgatgcgactgtcatacaagtgagaggtttagcgctataaaaccaggttcaatccaccattttctacatttgaaaatacctgtaccacgtcaggaatatgactgtttgatgtgttttatcatttgattttaccgtTTGATTAgcgattttctgttttgaattttcctcagagttgttgtgattttcctttttaccAATATCTAAAAAATCTCgttttcattttatgtattttttctgGGTTTATGTGAAATTGATAtgttatatttagatatacaACATAACGAAGTTATATCCTCTTGTATCTtgaggcattattttttttatagattattaccttttataaatgaatacatgtataatttaGTAAGGGTGTCGCATATGGAGCAGGTTCTGTTTACTCTTTCGGTGCACTTTGGATTAATCCCGGTTTTTTGGTGGAGTTATTGTTGCTCAATCTgaagtttttctatgttgtgttttgtactgTTTTTTGTCTTCCTTTATAAATCTTTTTTCGTTCGTGTTTTTCCATGTCGTTGTAAATTTGTTTTCGAGGTAGAATACCCAATTGTTTTTTTGTCGCCCTCTGTTAACAGAGATACACTCTCCGCTATCGGGATAAATCTATTTTGAAACGTAGAGAATAGTAAATTAAATGTCAgctttaaaatgtatatgtatcgGTTTAATAATATATGAATTATTCCTATTAAGCGATCAGGTTTTTCACCATGAACTCCCATGGGACATCTTTTAATTGAAAGGAATCATTTGTGTCCTCCATATATGTTTGCACAGCAATATTTTCAAGAGTCATACTCTTATATTGAAATTGCActaatttgtcaataaataaaataccaaatattaatttttaatttgtctAGTATTCATGGCTATAAAATGTAGTGTCAATGCTGTAACTAGTTTACGTTCCGTTTACCAAAATCAATTATAATGAAGTGTTGATTTCAATGTTTTAACAATGGATGAAGACGAGATCATTTTAAATGTTGGAGGTACAGTGTTCATTACATTCTgggaaactttacaaaaatatccAAACACAAAATTGGGATCCTTAACAGAAGATTCTCCACATTATCGAAAGGATAAGCATATTTATTTCTTTGATCGAAATCCAGAGCTATTCAATACTATATTAGACTTTTATCGTAACGACACGTTGCATTTTCCAAATCATCTTTGCAGTGGACTTTGGCATCAGGAATTAAGATATTGGGGTTTATCTATTAGAAGTACTATATCAGAATGTTGTTATTCAACGTATGTAAAGTACTGCAAAAACGACACTATCATTCAAAATTTA
It includes:
- the LOC139512200 gene encoding uncharacterized protein; the encoded protein is MNNHSSETSINSYKHVRSSGYLAPKYRYRNPPSTMSWLEDDIDLNDIEGKDRSKSPEPQLDDFIQKVLQTKRNSITRTKEKAYKSALYLATNIVAVAFENEWLYPMYIRNTEREADLCDFRAVDKNVYVGLVPLRKPIRMNAFMVAYKSPGDLPSHRMLVQINKKTTKEERLNIVNEWGHCLDANGILRPDFVLQWFNRGLIKSCEKLEVENKRTQKLAFLETSLADDGTVWVHIIGFDPQENYKINLVPCFSLTEVPKQLYINAPIPSRRPYNDDQSKFIQEVHNGIKEGEEILFLEARLEKWCSKSRCSPSIEISWGVHIGQLEDRSFGFLNTLKPKRLFEDIIVLINAIKDEHVVCLHAVTNRVINHAVFFQYRKNLGKFQQKQDWFLAVLKTIQTQLNLNTFPNFFLQKQNIFMESDPQILKFNKDEIKRLIICIKNSPESLLSYSGCEETKPENDDCEKSDDEKESSGEKNSVHFED